The following proteins are encoded in a genomic region of Arcobacter suis CECT 7833:
- a CDS encoding thiamine-phosphate kinase, whose product MNKEEYFIKQFSNNKIIGDDGAFIDGFVYSMDAFFENVHFKKEWMSLKQIAYKSMIVNISDAIVMNAIPLYALLSVAIPKSYTNEDLKELVKGFKKAAKKFDIQIIGGDTISNEKLDISITIISKTSNPVLRSGVKKNDLICHTGILGSCKEDLQKLFENKEVSKKSKFIKPKLKPYFFYEIAPYITASMDISDGLFFELEKLSKASSVGFEFFNEIDESIGSSGEEYEILFSFDEKNLEKINKIAKKHKVDLNIFAKAIKGKYRTACKNHHF is encoded by the coding sequence ATGAATAAAGAAGAATATTTTATAAAACAATTTTCAAATAATAAAATTATTGGCGATGATGGTGCTTTTATTGATGGTTTTGTTTACTCAATGGATGCTTTTTTTGAAAATGTTCATTTTAAAAAAGAGTGGATGAGTTTAAAACAAATTGCTTATAAATCAATGATTGTAAATATTTCAGATGCAATTGTAATGAATGCAATTCCTCTATATGCACTTCTAAGTGTGGCAATTCCAAAATCATATACAAATGAAGATTTAAAAGAGTTAGTAAAAGGATTTAAAAAAGCAGCTAAGAAATTTGACATTCAAATTATTGGTGGAGATACAATCTCAAATGAAAAACTTGATATTTCAATAACTATAATTTCAAAAACATCAAATCCAGTTTTAAGAAGTGGTGTCAAAAAAAATGATTTGATTTGTCACACTGGGATTTTGGGTTCTTGTAAAGAAGATTTACAAAAACTTTTTGAAAATAAAGAGGTTTCTAAAAAATCAAAATTTATAAAACCAAAATTAAAACCATACTTTTTTTATGAAATTGCGCCATATATTACAGCTTCAATGGATATTTCAGATGGACTATTTTTTGAATTAGAAAAATTATCAAAAGCAAGTTCTGTGGGATTTGAGTTTTTTAATGAAATAGATGAAAGTATTGGCAGTTCAGGGGAAGAGTATGAAATTCTTTTTTCTTTTGATGAGAAGAATTTAGAAAAAATAAATAAAATTGCAAAAAAACATAAAGTAGATTTAAATATATTTGCAAAAGCTATAAAAGGCAAATATAGAACTGCTTGTAAAAATCATCATTTTTAA
- the truD gene encoding tRNA pseudouridine(13) synthase TruD, with the protein MEQLQRYLNHSKIDVVFKQNKDDFVVTEIPLYEFSGEGEHLVLKIRKKDLATWDAIEILAKYLNCSSREFGYAGLKDKNAMTVQSISVHRKYEEQLKSFQNENLKILETTYHNNKIKVGHLKGNKFFIRLKRVGSIEKRKIEEALGSIVTHGIPNYFGFQRFGIEGDNYKKGKDIIDGKLKEKRRNLKQMYINAYQSYLFNSWLSKRIEISKLIEAFEPKEIYQKLNLPLDIVKQMKKQKHPFKVMTGDLLSHYPFGKIFTIENLEEESQKFNERDRVPTGLLSGNRVKNSVDLAYEIEKEFEEKTGEDGARRFAWIFPEDISSNYKEEKNWMEIQFYLPKGSYATEVIAEIIH; encoded by the coding sequence TTGGAACAATTACAAAGATATTTAAATCACTCGAAAATTGATGTGGTTTTTAAACAAAACAAAGATGATTTCGTAGTTACGGAAATCCCACTTTATGAATTTTCAGGTGAGGGTGAACATTTAGTTTTAAAAATTAGAAAAAAAGATTTAGCAACTTGGGATGCAATAGAAATACTTGCAAAATATCTAAATTGTAGCTCAAGAGAGTTTGGATATGCAGGACTTAAAGATAAAAATGCTATGACTGTTCAATCAATTTCAGTTCATAGAAAATATGAAGAACAATTAAAATCTTTTCAAAATGAAAACCTAAAAATACTTGAAACAACTTACCATAACAACAAAATCAAAGTAGGGCACTTAAAAGGAAATAAATTTTTCATTAGACTTAAAAGAGTTGGTTCTATAGAAAAAAGAAAAATCGAAGAGGCTTTAGGTTCAATCGTAACTCATGGAATTCCTAATTATTTTGGTTTTCAAAGATTTGGAATTGAGGGTGATAATTATAAAAAAGGTAAAGATATTATTGATGGAAAACTAAAAGAGAAAAGAAGGAATTTAAAGCAAATGTATATCAATGCTTATCAAAGTTATCTTTTTAACTCTTGGCTTTCAAAAAGAATTGAAATATCAAAATTAATTGAAGCGTTTGAGCCAAAAGAGATTTATCAAAAATTAAATCTTCCACTTGATATTGTAAAACAGATGAAAAAACAAAAACATCCTTTTAAAGTAATGACTGGTGATTTATTATCTCATTATCCTTTTGGAAAAATTTTTACAATTGAAAATTTAGAAGAAGAATCGCAAAAATTCAATGAAAGGGATAGAGTTCCAACAGGACTTTTAAGTGGAAATAGGGTTAAAAACTCAGTTGACTTAGCTTATGAAATTGAAAAAGAGTTTGAAGAAAAAACAGGTGAAGATGGTGCAAGAAGATTTGCTTGGATTTTCCCTGAAGATATTTCAAGTAACTATAAAGAAGAAAAAAACTGGATGGAGATACAATTTTATCTTCCAAAAGGTTCATACGCAACTGAAGTAATTGCTGAAATAATTCATTAA
- a CDS encoding methyl-accepting chemotaxis protein — protein sequence MLELITKKISNKIIVALFILMSLSSITVVYFTTSKVTKDSIEKTKENLEMLNAAMFQSLRNAMNTGDPVQIAKAEEDARHIKGVKNLTVAKGKSLMELYPSSIPYTTDKEVLSTFDSKQPLLLQTHNENGHNIRMIKPMIATQECLMCHGNQNEGDVIGVMDLTFSLDEADIQIRALITEISIISVVLAFITIGLIFFIVRRATNPIEKLKHGFENLLHSNDTNISLAVESKDEIGEVATLFNAYMDKVRAGLKQDAIVIEEASDILEKTANGFFVYKVNAKASNPHVEDLKNRLNSMILSTKDTLDKINETLRYYSESKFDYKIDDDGIYGNLGSLTAGIKLVGNNTSEILAMVMNTGNALNESTQTLSGASNNLSTSSNQQAASLEETAAALEEITSTIQANTLATNKMSQLAQNVTVSARNGQDLANQTAKSMDEINKEVSSINEAIEVIDQIAFQTNILSLNAAVEAATAGEAGKGFAVVAAEVRNLANRSAEAAREIKNIVELASRKAKEGKNISDNMIEGYKELNENISNTILTINEVAGASKEQEKGIVQINDAINLLDQATQKNAQVADQISTMAENIANMSNSLVTAAAKASFLQDSLDKVADVDLVYDTALLKVEVLNTKDKVYAKLGDYKSFKIEENQSLKQWCENQINSTKKVDMEIINNIDMLNKKFHNNLQDLVDANSNKDSNETLNKKAKEVEIDTFKIFTNLNNIKKNS from the coding sequence ATGCTTGAATTAATAACAAAAAAAATAAGTAATAAGATAATTGTTGCTCTATTTATTTTAATGTCGCTAAGTAGTATTACAGTTGTATATTTTACAACATCTAAAGTGACAAAAGATTCTATTGAAAAAACAAAAGAGAATCTAGAGATGTTAAATGCTGCGATGTTTCAAAGTCTAAGAAATGCAATGAATACAGGAGATCCTGTACAAATAGCAAAAGCAGAAGAAGATGCAAGACATATCAAAGGTGTTAAAAACTTAACTGTTGCAAAAGGTAAATCTTTAATGGAGTTATATCCTTCTAGTATTCCATATACAACAGATAAAGAAGTTTTAAGTACATTTGATTCTAAACAACCTTTACTTTTACAAACACATAATGAAAATGGTCACAATATAAGAATGATAAAACCTATGATTGCAACACAAGAGTGTTTAATGTGTCATGGTAATCAAAATGAAGGTGATGTAATTGGAGTAATGGATTTAACTTTTTCATTAGATGAAGCTGATATACAAATAAGAGCTTTAATTACAGAAATTTCAATAATATCTGTAGTATTAGCTTTTATAACTATTGGTTTAATTTTCTTTATAGTAAGAAGAGCTACTAATCCAATTGAAAAATTAAAACATGGATTTGAAAATCTATTACATTCTAATGATACAAATATATCTTTAGCTGTTGAATCAAAAGATGAAATAGGTGAAGTTGCAACTTTATTTAATGCTTACATGGATAAAGTAAGAGCTGGTTTAAAACAAGATGCTATTGTAATAGAAGAAGCAAGTGATATTTTAGAAAAAACTGCAAATGGATTTTTTGTATATAAAGTAAATGCTAAAGCATCAAACCCACATGTTGAAGATTTAAAAAATAGATTAAATTCTATGATTTTAAGTACAAAAGATACTTTAGATAAAATCAATGAAACATTAAGATATTATTCAGAATCAAAATTTGATTATAAAATAGATGATGATGGAATTTATGGGAACTTAGGTTCATTAACAGCTGGTATTAAACTTGTAGGAAATAATACTTCTGAAATTTTAGCAATGGTTATGAATACAGGAAATGCATTAAATGAAAGTACTCAAACCCTTTCAGGTGCTTCAAATAATCTGTCAACTTCTTCAAATCAACAAGCAGCATCACTAGAAGAGACAGCAGCAGCATTAGAAGAAATAACATCAACAATTCAAGCAAATACATTAGCAACAAATAAAATGTCACAACTTGCTCAAAATGTTACAGTATCTGCTAGAAATGGACAAGATTTGGCAAATCAAACTGCTAAATCAATGGATGAAATAAATAAAGAAGTAAGCTCAATAAATGAAGCTATTGAAGTAATTGATCAAATTGCATTCCAAACAAATATTCTTTCTTTAAATGCAGCCGTAGAAGCTGCAACTGCTGGTGAAGCTGGAAAAGGATTTGCAGTAGTTGCAGCAGAAGTGCGAAACCTAGCAAATAGAAGTGCAGAAGCAGCTCGAGAAATTAAAAATATTGTTGAATTAGCTAGCAGAAAAGCTAAAGAAGGTAAAAATATATCTGATAATATGATTGAAGGATATAAAGAATTAAATGAGAATATTTCAAATACAATTTTGACAATAAATGAAGTTGCTGGTGCTTCAAAAGAACAAGAAAAAGGAATAGTTCAAATTAATGATGCTATTAATTTATTAGATCAAGCTACTCAAAAAAATGCACAAGTTGCAGATCAAATTTCAACTATGGCTGAAAATATTGCTAATATGTCAAACTCTTTAGTAACAGCTGCTGCTAAAGCTTCATTTTTGCAAGACTCTTTAGATAAAGTTGCTGATGTAGATTTAGTTTACGATACTGCTTTATTAAAAGTAGAAGTATTAAATACAAAAGATAAAGTATATGCAAAATTAGGTGATTATAAATCATTTAAAATAGAAGAAAACCAAAGTTTAAAACAGTGGTGTGAAAATCAGATTAATTCAACTAAAAAAGTTGATATGGAAATAATAAATAATATAGATATGTTAAATAAGAAATTCCATAATAATCTGCAAGATTTAGTTGATGCAAATTCAAATAAAGACTCGAATGAAACTTTGAATAAAAAAGCAAAAGAAGTTGAAATAGATACTTTTAAAATTTTTACTAATCTTAATAATATAAAAAAAAATAGTTGA
- the ruvA gene encoding Holliday junction branch migration protein RuvA — translation MIVGLIGKITKKEPTLLNVNVSGIIYEVFVSINCSSKVISDEVKLEITHIIREDSQSLYGFLDVNEKKLFDTVIKINGVGPKVALAICSTFTPTSFAQIVNDNDVTMLKRVPGLGPKGASRILVELSGFIVDSHDGSDNTAFSSSFEAALALESLGFKKDLVSKVLKTCVSGNTSDLVKEALKKLQK, via the coding sequence ATGATAGTCGGGCTTATAGGAAAAATAACAAAGAAAGAACCAACGTTATTAAATGTAAATGTAAGTGGAATAATTTACGAAGTTTTTGTTTCAATAAATTGTAGTTCAAAAGTTATTTCTGATGAAGTAAAGCTTGAAATCACTCATATAATTAGAGAAGATTCTCAATCTTTGTATGGATTTTTAGATGTAAATGAAAAAAAACTTTTTGATACGGTTATTAAAATAAATGGTGTAGGTCCGAAAGTTGCCCTAGCAATTTGTTCTACATTTACACCAACATCTTTTGCACAAATTGTAAATGATAATGATGTTACAATGCTAAAAAGAGTTCCAGGACTAGGTCCAAAAGGTGCAAGTAGAATATTAGTTGAGCTTTCAGGGTTTATAGTTGATTCACATGATGGAAGTGATAATACAGCATTCTCTTCTTCATTTGAAGCAGCACTTGCATTAGAATCTTTAGGATTTAAAAAAGATTTAGTTTCAAAAGTATTAAAAACTTGTGTGAGTGGAAATACAAGTGATTTAGTAAAAGAAGCATTAAAAAAATTACAAAAATAA
- a CDS encoding D-alanine--D-alanine ligase produces the protein MKIAIVFGGVSFEHEISIVSSIAMKDVLNNELIYLFLDASRDLYLIPTNIIKSKLFSTGEYKKFDKVYFQKGGFYKKGGLFSKEQTIPYDVVLNLSHGGDGEDGILSSVLDFYNIPFIAPRTEACVVSSNKFLTKGYASSVGVNTLDYKYFTKGQKVTVDSFPVILKPVKLGSSIGVSIVKNQEELEYALDVAYEFDNAIIIEPFLSGVKEYNLAGTKVNGEFRFSIIEEPQKAEFLDFDKKYLDFSRTSKALEVDLGEKLNEEIKESFRRLYNTLFEGSIIRCDFFVVNDTVYLNEINSIPGSMANYLFEDFATLFNDVANTLPLKKHIPITYEYVNKIQATKGK, from the coding sequence ATGAAGATAGCTATAGTTTTTGGTGGAGTGAGTTTTGAACATGAAATCTCAATAGTAAGTTCAATTGCTATGAAAGATGTATTAAACAATGAATTAATTTATCTATTTTTAGATGCATCGAGAGATTTATATTTAATCCCTACGAATATTATCAAATCAAAATTGTTTAGCACGGGTGAATATAAAAAATTTGACAAGGTTTATTTCCAAAAAGGTGGCTTTTACAAAAAAGGTGGACTTTTTTCAAAAGAACAAACTATTCCTTATGATGTTGTTTTAAATCTTTCTCATGGTGGAGATGGAGAAGATGGTATTTTATCATCTGTTTTAGATTTTTATAATATTCCATTTATTGCTCCAAGAACTGAAGCTTGTGTAGTTAGTTCAAATAAATTTTTAACAAAAGGTTATGCTTCAAGTGTTGGAGTTAATACTTTAGATTATAAATATTTTACAAAAGGTCAAAAAGTTACTGTTGATTCATTTCCAGTTATTTTAAAACCTGTAAAACTTGGAAGTTCAATTGGTGTTTCAATTGTAAAAAATCAAGAAGAGTTAGAATATGCTTTAGATGTTGCATATGAATTTGATAATGCAATTATAATTGAGCCATTCCTTAGTGGAGTAAAAGAGTATAACTTAGCTGGAACAAAAGTAAATGGAGAGTTTAGATTTTCTATTATTGAAGAGCCACAAAAAGCTGAGTTTTTAGATTTTGATAAAAAATATTTAGATTTCTCAAGAACTTCAAAAGCTTTAGAAGTTGATTTAGGAGAAAAATTAAATGAAGAAATAAAAGAGTCATTTAGAAGACTTTATAATACTTTATTTGAAGGCTCAATCATTAGATGTGACTTTTTCGTTGTAAATGATACTGTATATTTAAATGAAATAAATTCAATTCCTGGGTCTATGGCAAATTATCTATTTGAAGATTTTGCAACTTTATTTAATGATGTAGCAAATACGCTTCCCCTAAAAAAACATATTCCAATAACTTATGAATATGTAAATAAAATACAAGCTACTAAAGGAAAATAA
- a CDS encoding alpha/beta fold hydrolase: MATKNLIVDNKNFDISYEIVNPTATKDIIFLHGWGSNKDIMKNIFSPYLKDFRHIYIDLPGFGKSSNDYVLTTQDYGKIVDEFLNLLSSSKDIITGHSYGGKVAVLLKPKNLVLLSSAGILEEKPFDVKAKIFLAKIFNALGLRNITKRFRSKDVNTMSENMYATFKNVVNEDFSSYFSNFSNNSLVFWGEKDTATSLESGKKMASLLKKSTFTSYDGDHFFFAKNAKNISERIENGIL; the protein is encoded by the coding sequence TTGGCAACAAAAAATCTGATTGTTGATAATAAAAATTTTGATATTTCTTATGAAATAGTAAATCCAACAGCTACAAAAGATATAATTTTTTTACATGGTTGGGGTTCAAATAAGGATATTATGAAAAATATTTTTTCACCTTATTTGAAAGATTTTAGACATATTTATATTGACTTACCAGGATTTGGGAAAAGTTCAAATGATTATGTATTAACAACACAAGATTATGGCAAAATTGTTGATGAATTTTTGAATCTTTTAAGTTCTTCAAAAGATATAATTACCGGTCACTCTTATGGTGGGAAAGTTGCAGTTTTATTAAAGCCTAAAAATCTAGTACTATTAAGTAGTGCTGGAATTTTAGAAGAAAAACCTTTTGATGTAAAAGCAAAAATCTTTTTGGCAAAGATTTTTAATGCTTTAGGATTAAGAAATATTACAAAAAGATTTAGAAGTAAAGATGTAAATACAATGAGTGAAAATATGTATGCAACTTTTAAAAATGTTGTAAATGAAGATTTTTCATCATATTTTTCAAACTTCTCAAATAATTCTTTAGTTTTTTGGGGAGAAAAAGATACAGCTACTTCTTTGGAATCTGGAAAAAAAATGGCATCATTACTAAAAAAATCAACATTTACATCTTATGATGGAGATCATTTTTTCTTTGCAAAAAATGCAAAAAATATAAGTGAGAGAATTGAAAATGGAATACTTTAA
- a CDS encoding Mur ligase family protein: MEYFNIITHIILIMSLGWYLITNLQWYNYKLERVILKHHKWQWHITYFLSPIVLFYIIPEPYYAIYFYLIYMTSFVLWNKKLDKPLVLTSRVKRFLAILLFITFAMTALCLASPDCTNMFIFIPLILVYVISSIMEKIFFISFKHKAKQRFQSIAGLRTVAITASFGKTSIKNYLYHVLKKKYKTYKTPRSVNTIAGIVLDVNKDIPLDTQIYIAEAGARVKGDIEEITMFLEPDICVIGSVGEQHIEYFKTLDNIIHTKMEILKSPKMKMGFVHESVPIKPYPAITKYPNNLHITKSNLDGIWFDVEVAGNIEHFHAPILGSFNAINLTAVILVSHYLGMSINEIKMALCTLPQVEHRLQKIEAGGKIIIDDSFNGNLAGMLEAVNICSTHTGRKVIITPGLVESTDEANILLAKEINKNFDFVILTGSLNTHLFSANIDKEKVYVLKDKALMEATLAKTTRSGDLILFANDAPNFI, from the coding sequence ATGGAATACTTTAATATTATTACGCACATTATTTTAATAATGAGTTTAGGTTGGTATTTAATTACTAATCTTCAATGGTATAACTATAAATTAGAAAGAGTTATCCTAAAACATCACAAATGGCAATGGCATATTACATATTTTTTATCACCTATAGTTCTTTTTTATATTATTCCTGAACCTTATTATGCAATTTATTTTTATCTTATATATATGACAAGTTTTGTTTTATGGAATAAAAAGTTAGATAAACCTCTTGTTTTAACATCACGTGTTAAAAGATTTTTAGCAATATTACTTTTTATAACATTTGCAATGACAGCACTTTGTTTAGCAAGTCCTGATTGTACAAATATGTTTATTTTTATTCCATTGATTTTAGTTTACGTTATTTCTTCAATTATGGAAAAAATATTTTTTATCTCTTTTAAACATAAAGCAAAACAAAGATTTCAAAGTATTGCAGGATTACGAACAGTTGCAATTACTGCTTCATTTGGAAAAACATCTATTAAAAACTATTTATATCATGTTTTGAAAAAGAAGTATAAAACTTATAAAACACCAAGAAGTGTAAATACAATAGCAGGAATTGTACTTGATGTAAATAAAGATATTCCACTTGATACACAAATATATATTGCAGAAGCAGGGGCTAGAGTAAAAGGTGATATTGAAGAAATTACAATGTTTTTAGAACCTGATATTTGTGTTATAGGAAGTGTTGGAGAACAACATATTGAGTATTTTAAAACCCTTGATAATATAATCCATACAAAAATGGAAATTTTAAAATCTCCAAAAATGAAAATGGGATTTGTTCATGAATCGGTTCCAATTAAACCATATCCAGCTATTACAAAATACCCAAATAATCTGCATATTACAAAAAGTAATTTAGATGGAATTTGGTTTGATGTTGAAGTTGCCGGAAATATAGAACATTTCCATGCTCCAATTTTGGGAAGTTTTAATGCTATAAATTTAACAGCAGTTATTTTAGTGTCTCATTATTTAGGTATGAGTATAAATGAAATAAAAATGGCTCTTTGCACTCTTCCTCAAGTTGAACATAGACTTCAAAAAATAGAAGCAGGCGGAAAAATCATAATTGATGATTCTTTTAATGGAAATCTAGCTGGAATGCTTGAAGCTGTAAATATTTGTTCAACTCATACAGGAAGAAAAGTAATTATAACTCCTGGACTTGTTGAATCAACAGATGAAGCGAATATCCTTTTAGCAAAAGAGATAAATAAAAATTTTGATTTTGTAATTTTAACTGGAAGTTTAAATACACATCTGTTTAGTGCAAATATCGATAAAGAAAAAGTATATGTTTTAAAAGATAAAGCATTAATGGAAGCAACTTTAGCAAAAACAACAAGATCTGGTGATTTGATTTTATTTGCAAATGATGCTCCAAACTTTATATAA
- a CDS encoding HIT family protein: protein MEHLYAPWRYDYVSEEKIEGCVFCHISNNIADEKMQVVFFDEYCYVVMNKFPYSPGHMMVVPFFHNSNIEDLQDDVWLQMSKRVRQGVKLLKEVMPCEGVNIGMNLGKAAGAGIEQHVHYHMLPRWNGDTNFISTLGGTRVYPASFDEIFKKLKDNASKYFI, encoded by the coding sequence ATGGAACATTTATACGCGCCATGGCGATATGATTATGTGAGTGAAGAAAAAATAGAGGGTTGTGTTTTTTGTCATATATCTAATAATATAGCTGATGAAAAAATGCAAGTTGTATTTTTTGATGAATATTGTTATGTGGTTATGAATAAATTTCCATATAGTCCAGGTCATATGATGGTTGTTCCTTTTTTTCATAATTCAAATATTGAAGATTTACAAGATGATGTTTGGTTACAAATGAGTAAACGTGTGCGACAAGGAGTAAAGCTTTTAAAAGAAGTTATGCCATGTGAGGGTGTTAATATTGGTATGAACTTAGGAAAGGCAGCAGGTGCAGGAATAGAACAACATGTACACTATCATATGCTTCCAAGATGGAATGGAGATACAAATTTTATAAGTACACTTGGTGGAACAAGAGTATATCCAGCTTCATTTGATGAGATTTTTAAAAAACTAAAAGATAATGCTTCTAAATACTTTATATAA
- a CDS encoding zinc ribbon domain-containing protein, which produces MKEFIKSFYKNNFVYNGTEKLSKLTIFFIILLDILIYSTLNLGIDFQTRVLNSPTVTFPYKCRDVINSTNIDDFNAYFYSKDSYNNYYYDDNYKEIKDSLIDNRCSISNTKIEEVKKEHDIKQLIIAQNELLNSENKINNELYYIKENYNTVLFEKLSSQNTDKSIIKDNLTTQNVKERYVTYEKELAKIQKEKEDFYKTFSESKSVKDLISYVNDNNVQINDDIEEANKAYSLKIELVTLLFLFPLVFGFFYLMKRYLLKEKYILYVMFKNIFIISLIPTFISIFSLIYEFLPKIFLEKLMQFFYELEIPFVVYYFVIIIFVFIFAFLIIKVQKRYKENNNKLKNNSISKVESYNKNICNSCGNSVDFKTMNFCPCCQNQLKIECRFCQHKTIKGLSYCSNCGQDISI; this is translated from the coding sequence ATGAAAGAGTTCATAAAAAGTTTTTATAAAAATAACTTTGTTTACAATGGAACAGAGAAGTTATCAAAACTTACTATTTTTTTTATTATTTTATTGGATATATTAATTTATAGCACTTTAAATCTTGGAATTGATTTTCAAACAAGAGTTCTAAATAGCCCAACAGTTACTTTCCCATACAAATGTCGTGATGTTATAAATAGTACAAATATTGATGATTTTAATGCATATTTTTATTCAAAAGATAGTTATAACAACTATTATTACGATGATAATTATAAAGAAATAAAAGATTCTTTAATAGATAATAGATGTTCTATTTCAAATACAAAAATAGAAGAAGTTAAAAAAGAACATGATATTAAACAGCTCATTATTGCTCAAAATGAATTATTAAATAGTGAAAATAAAATAAATAATGAACTTTACTACATAAAAGAAAACTACAACACAGTTTTATTTGAAAAACTCTCTTCTCAAAATACAGATAAATCAATTATCAAAGATAATCTAACAACTCAAAATGTAAAAGAAAGATATGTAACTTATGAAAAAGAGTTAGCAAAAATCCAAAAAGAAAAAGAGGATTTTTATAAAACATTTTCTGAGTCAAAAAGTGTAAAAGATTTAATTTCTTATGTAAATGATAATAATGTACAAATAAATGATGACATAGAAGAAGCAAATAAAGCATACAGCTTAAAAATAGAATTAGTAACTTTGCTATTTTTATTTCCATTAGTTTTTGGATTTTTCTATTTAATGAAAAGATATTTACTAAAAGAAAAATATATACTTTATGTGATGTTTAAAAACATTTTTATAATAAGTTTAATTCCAACTTTTATCTCAATTTTTAGTTTAATATATGAATTTTTACCAAAAATATTTCTTGAAAAATTGATGCAATTTTTTTATGAACTTGAAATTCCATTTGTAGTTTATTATTTTGTGATTATAATTTTTGTTTTTATATTTGCTTTTTTAATAATAAAAGTACAAAAAAGATACAAAGAAAACAACAATAAACTAAAAAATAACAGTATAAGTAAAGTAGAGTCTTATAATAAAAATATTTGTAATAGTTGTGGAAATAGTGTTGATTTTAAAACAATGAATTTTTGTCCTTGTTGTCAAAATCAACTAAAAATAGAGTGTAGATTTTGCCAACACAAAACAATAAAAGGATTATCTTATTGTAGTAATTGTGGGCAAGATATCAGCATTTAA